One stretch of Comamonas testosteroni DNA includes these proteins:
- a CDS encoding DUF4148 domain-containing protein produces MSQNRISISSVLASVAAVVTLALPGMASAAYEHPANNEQGVIVHPQHFESQKTRAQVKAETEAAMKQGRLSYGESNFPRGTPETGSSKTREQVINEMRNETPTERDARLQSFAG; encoded by the coding sequence ATGTCTCAAAACCGCATCTCCATTTCCTCCGTACTCGCAAGCGTTGCTGCCGTTGTCACCCTGGCTCTTCCTGGAATGGCCTCTGCAGCCTACGAGCATCCAGCCAACAATGAACAAGGCGTGATCGTGCATCCGCAGCACTTTGAAAGCCAGAAAACCCGAGCTCAAGTCAAGGCAGAGACTGAAGCCGCCATGAAGCAGGGCCGCCTTTCTTACGGTGAAAGCAATTTCCCACGTGGAACTCCCGAGACAGGATCGAGCAAAACCCGCGAGCAAGTGATCAACGAAATGCGTAATGAAACGCCAACTGAGCGAGATGCTCGCCTCCAATCATTTGCAGGCTGA
- a CDS encoding TolC family protein, with product MSPIFLRAASLAAVFLPAVAAAESISFDQAISLAVQRSEAARAAQAAMQGSVHSIQAAGQLPDPMLRAGIDNLPVTGSDRFSGTRESMTMKRIGISQEWLSADKRAAREGAARARADRDAVQKDIAEAEARLQVSMAYVDAWFATEALKLTTQTEHHLHEELNAAKSRIAAATGNSAEALQLLSAKGIAEDESEEVRQQQSAAMVSLQRWIGILPDALNKPPAFPAPEEWDYVARYPAVAGLKSDVEIARQSANVAAKERSPNWTWEVSYGQRTGYSDLVSVGVSIPLQIAPSQRQDRETSAKLAMVDKAEADLTEGMRAAMADYRTLTSDAARLQQRIERYQGSVVTPARQRTSAALAAYRSNQLALTAVFEARHAEVEAQRKLLALQRDLVRTQAQLNLKPIAQGGAQ from the coding sequence ATGTCCCCTATTTTTTTGCGAGCAGCCTCCTTGGCTGCCGTATTTCTGCCGGCCGTTGCTGCTGCAGAATCGATTTCATTCGACCAGGCAATAAGCTTGGCCGTCCAACGCTCCGAAGCAGCCCGCGCAGCCCAGGCGGCGATGCAAGGCTCTGTCCATTCCATACAGGCTGCGGGTCAGTTGCCAGATCCCATGCTGCGGGCCGGCATCGACAATTTGCCGGTTACCGGCTCAGACCGCTTCAGCGGTACCCGTGAGTCCATGACGATGAAGCGCATCGGTATCAGCCAAGAGTGGCTCTCCGCCGATAAACGAGCCGCACGCGAAGGTGCGGCTCGTGCACGGGCCGACCGCGATGCCGTACAAAAAGACATTGCCGAAGCCGAGGCTCGCCTGCAGGTCAGCATGGCGTATGTCGATGCTTGGTTCGCCACTGAAGCACTCAAGCTAACCACACAAACCGAGCATCACTTGCACGAGGAGCTGAATGCGGCAAAAAGCCGCATAGCAGCTGCCACAGGCAACAGCGCAGAAGCGTTGCAGCTCCTATCCGCCAAAGGGATTGCAGAGGATGAAAGCGAAGAGGTTCGCCAACAACAGTCTGCAGCCATGGTCAGTCTGCAACGCTGGATCGGCATTCTTCCCGATGCCCTCAACAAGCCACCTGCCTTCCCTGCTCCCGAGGAATGGGACTACGTGGCGAGATATCCAGCCGTCGCAGGCTTAAAAAGCGACGTCGAAATTGCTCGCCAGAGTGCAAACGTCGCAGCCAAGGAGCGCTCTCCCAACTGGACCTGGGAAGTGTCCTACGGCCAGCGCACTGGCTATTCCGATTTGGTTTCAGTCGGCGTCAGCATCCCGCTCCAAATCGCACCAAGCCAGCGCCAAGACCGCGAAACCTCGGCCAAGCTGGCCATGGTCGACAAAGCAGAGGCTGACCTGACGGAGGGAATGCGCGCAGCCATGGCCGATTACCGCACCTTGACTAGCGACGCCGCGCGCCTGCAGCAGCGTATCGAGAGATACCAAGGCTCCGTAGTGACTCCGGCCAGACAGCGCACTTCCGCCGCCCTGGCCGCCTACCGCTCAAATCAATTGGCCCTGACCGCCGTGTTTGAGGCACGACATGCCGAGGTCGAAGCTCAGAGAAAACTCCTCGCACTGCAGCGTGATTTGGTACGTACGCAGGCCCAACTAAACCTCAAACCCATCGCTCAGGGAGGTGCCCAATGA
- a CDS encoding efflux RND transporter periplasmic adaptor subunit, with translation MKRTALVTSLVTAGVLLAAGGFFIGRLTSEGAAPQAVAASESKAPTGERKVLYWHDPMVPGPRFDKPGKSPFMDMQLVPVYADDANDTGVKVSPTVQQNLGIRTATVKRADIGASFDAVGTVQFDERLSVAVQTRVAGYVEHLAVRAPMEQVRKGQALATIFAPEWLGPQNELLALKRSGVPQELITATRERMRAMSIPAELVRKSEETGVAQARYTLQAPVNGVVTELGVRDGAQVSPGLTLFRISGLEKVWAVAEVPEAQAVRLTRGQKVKAVLQADASQTFEGELKEILPQVNASTRTLQARFEVVNRSGKLIPGLLLRLQVGDAPASRLVLPSEAVIRTGTRALVIVRKESGNFEPREIKLGEDLGDQLEVLQGLREGEEVIASGQFLVDSEARLKSALGAMEAGQSQPVPATATEAPDIFRAEGKVESMDDDGITISHGPVPALKWPAMTMSFGKADSMTLTGLKPGDLVRFEFRKGGPMDWEVISVQKSGSAAGTTGGAK, from the coding sequence ATGAAGCGCACAGCACTGGTCACTTCATTGGTTACGGCAGGCGTACTGCTGGCAGCCGGTGGCTTCTTTATTGGCCGCTTGACCTCCGAAGGCGCTGCCCCCCAGGCCGTAGCCGCCTCGGAATCCAAGGCTCCCACAGGCGAGCGCAAGGTCCTCTACTGGCATGACCCCATGGTGCCGGGACCACGCTTTGACAAACCGGGCAAGTCGCCATTCATGGACATGCAATTGGTGCCCGTCTATGCGGACGATGCCAATGACACAGGTGTCAAAGTCAGTCCAACGGTGCAGCAGAACCTCGGCATTCGGACCGCGACGGTCAAGCGAGCCGACATCGGCGCGTCGTTCGACGCCGTTGGAACGGTGCAGTTCGATGAGCGTCTGAGTGTCGCCGTTCAGACCCGTGTTGCCGGTTATGTCGAGCATTTGGCTGTGCGCGCTCCCATGGAGCAGGTTCGCAAAGGTCAGGCTTTGGCCACCATTTTTGCGCCCGAGTGGCTGGGGCCACAAAACGAACTGCTCGCACTCAAGCGTTCAGGTGTACCTCAGGAGCTTATTACGGCAACCCGTGAGCGCATGCGCGCCATGTCCATCCCCGCAGAACTGGTACGCAAGAGTGAGGAAACCGGGGTCGCCCAAGCTCGCTATACCTTGCAGGCTCCGGTAAATGGCGTGGTGACGGAACTTGGTGTGCGAGATGGAGCCCAGGTGTCACCTGGCCTTACGTTGTTCCGTATCTCCGGCCTAGAGAAGGTCTGGGCCGTGGCTGAAGTGCCGGAAGCACAAGCCGTACGTCTGACGCGTGGCCAGAAGGTCAAGGCCGTTCTGCAAGCCGATGCATCCCAAACCTTCGAAGGCGAGTTGAAGGAAATCCTGCCACAGGTCAACGCCAGCACACGCACCCTGCAAGCGCGATTCGAGGTCGTTAACCGCAGCGGCAAACTGATACCCGGGTTGCTGCTGCGCCTGCAGGTCGGCGACGCTCCAGCCTCGCGCCTAGTCCTGCCTTCCGAAGCCGTCATCCGTACCGGCACCCGTGCATTGGTCATCGTCCGCAAGGAGTCTGGCAACTTCGAGCCTCGGGAAATCAAACTTGGCGAGGACTTGGGTGATCAATTGGAGGTGCTGCAAGGCTTGCGCGAAGGCGAAGAGGTGATTGCCAGCGGCCAATTCCTAGTGGACTCGGAAGCGCGGCTCAAGTCAGCTCTGGGAGCCATGGAGGCCGGGCAATCCCAGCCTGTGCCCGCTACGGCCACCGAAGCCCCCGACATCTTCCGCGCCGAGGGCAAGGTGGAAAGCATGGATGACGACGGGATCACGATCTCGCATGGCCCTGTGCCGGCTCTCAAGTGGCCCGCCATGACAATGAGCTTTGGCAAGGCCGACTCGATGACGCTCACGGGCTTGAAGCCAGGAGATCTGGTGCGCTTCGAGTTCCGAAAAGGCGGGCCCATGGATTGGGAAGTCATCTCCGTGCAGAAAAGCGGCAGCGCCGCTGGAACCACCGGAGGCGCCAAGTGA
- a CDS encoding efflux RND transporter permease subunit, with protein sequence MIAALIRWSITNRFLVLIATAFLVAVGIWSASRTPVDALPDLSDVQVIVRTTYPGKPPQVVEDLVTYPLTTTMLSVPGAKTVRGYSFFGDSFVYILFDDKTDPYWARSRVVEYLNQVQSRLPVGATAALGPDATGVGWVYEYALVDRSGHNDIGQLRALNDWFLKFELKTVPDVAEVASIGGMVRQYQVVLDPDRMRTLAITQSMVVQALQKANQSSGGSVVEMAETEYMVRSRGFLQSLEDFRTIPITLSGATPVLLRDVAIVQIGPEMRRGIAELDGEGEVTGGVVVMRSGKNARATIEAVKARLETLKPSLPKGVEVVETYDRSKLIDRAVDNLRVKLLEEFAVVAVVCAIFLFHLRSALVAVVTLPIGVLAAFGVMHWQGVSANILSLGGVAIALGAMVDASVVLVEAAHKHLEHFEERHGRPSSVAERWELIAQSAVEVGPALFFSLLVITLSFLPVFTLEAQEGRLFSPLAFTKTYAMAAAAGLSVTLVPVLMGYLIRGRIPKETANPINRSLIAIYRPALELVLRFPKFTLLAATLALAITAIPVMRLGGEFMPPLDEGDLLYMPSALPGISVSKAAELLQQTDRLIKTVPEVQRVFGKAGRADTATDPAPLEMFETTIQFKPREQWRPGMTPEKLVEELDRVVKVPGLSNVWVPPIRNRIDMLATGIKSPVGIKVAGPDLATIDKLAAQIESAVRGVPGVSSALAERLTGGRYIDVDVDRQAAARFGLSVADVQAVISTAIGGENVGEVIQGRERFPVNVRYPREIRDSLERLRKLPFVTDKGATVLLQDVAKIVIAEGPPMIRSENARLSGWVYVDVRGRDLRSVVHDMQAIVAKQVAMPAGYALSWSGQFEYLERATERLKVVVPLTLAVIFMLLYVLFRSAGDAALVMAAVPFSLVGGFWFIWALGHAVSVASAVGFIALAGVAAEFGVVMLVYLQNAWRQHLASGEPDNEETLLAAIREGAVMRVRPKAMTVAVVMAGLLPILVGHGTGSEVMTRIAAPMVGGMVTAPLLSMLVIPAAWYLIHRRRPSTGRHAPNQTPPAIEASKPHF encoded by the coding sequence GTGATTGCTGCTCTGATCCGTTGGTCCATCACCAACCGCTTTCTAGTGCTGATTGCCACCGCGTTCCTCGTGGCGGTAGGCATCTGGTCGGCATCTCGCACCCCGGTCGATGCATTGCCGGACCTCAGCGACGTACAGGTGATCGTTCGCACCACCTACCCAGGCAAGCCGCCCCAGGTGGTGGAGGACCTCGTGACCTACCCGCTGACCACAACCATGCTGAGCGTACCTGGGGCTAAAACCGTCCGAGGCTATTCGTTCTTTGGCGACTCCTTCGTCTATATCCTGTTTGACGACAAGACCGATCCATACTGGGCACGGTCACGGGTGGTGGAGTATCTGAACCAGGTGCAAAGCCGCTTACCAGTAGGTGCGACAGCCGCGCTAGGCCCGGATGCCACTGGTGTGGGCTGGGTCTACGAGTACGCGCTGGTCGACCGCAGCGGCCATAACGATATTGGACAGCTGAGAGCCCTCAACGACTGGTTTCTGAAATTCGAGCTGAAAACCGTTCCGGATGTGGCGGAAGTCGCCAGCATCGGCGGCATGGTCCGCCAATACCAGGTGGTGCTCGACCCGGACCGCATGCGAACGCTCGCCATCACACAGTCCATGGTCGTGCAGGCCCTGCAGAAGGCCAATCAGTCGTCTGGCGGCTCGGTAGTGGAAATGGCCGAGACCGAGTACATGGTGCGCTCGCGCGGATTCCTTCAATCACTGGAGGACTTCCGTACCATCCCGATCACCCTCAGCGGAGCGACACCCGTGCTGCTGAGAGATGTGGCCATAGTCCAGATAGGCCCGGAAATGCGACGGGGCATCGCCGAACTAGATGGTGAGGGTGAAGTCACGGGAGGGGTAGTAGTCATGCGCTCCGGCAAGAATGCCCGAGCCACTATCGAAGCCGTCAAAGCCAGGCTGGAGACGCTCAAACCCAGTCTGCCCAAAGGCGTTGAGGTGGTGGAAACCTATGACCGCTCCAAACTCATTGATCGTGCAGTCGACAACCTGCGTGTCAAGCTTCTGGAGGAGTTCGCCGTCGTCGCCGTCGTCTGTGCCATCTTCCTATTCCACCTGCGCTCCGCGCTGGTGGCAGTTGTAACACTGCCTATTGGGGTGCTAGCGGCTTTTGGCGTGATGCACTGGCAAGGCGTGAGCGCGAACATTCTCTCGTTGGGCGGTGTGGCCATTGCTCTAGGGGCTATGGTCGATGCCTCGGTGGTCCTGGTCGAAGCTGCGCACAAGCATCTGGAGCACTTTGAAGAACGACATGGACGCCCATCGTCCGTGGCCGAGCGCTGGGAACTGATCGCGCAATCAGCCGTGGAGGTCGGTCCTGCGCTGTTCTTCTCGCTGCTGGTCATCACGCTGTCGTTCCTGCCCGTGTTCACCCTGGAGGCCCAGGAAGGACGGCTGTTCTCGCCACTGGCCTTCACCAAGACCTATGCGATGGCGGCTGCTGCTGGCTTGTCGGTGACTCTGGTTCCAGTGCTGATGGGATACCTCATTCGAGGACGCATTCCAAAGGAAACTGCGAACCCTATCAACAGAAGCCTTATCGCCATTTACCGGCCTGCTTTGGAGTTGGTTTTGCGTTTTCCTAAGTTCACGCTGCTGGCAGCGACGTTGGCCCTGGCCATCACCGCAATTCCGGTCATGCGGCTGGGCGGTGAGTTCATGCCGCCGCTGGACGAAGGCGATCTGTTGTACATGCCCTCGGCGTTACCTGGTATTTCGGTCTCAAAGGCCGCAGAGTTGTTGCAACAGACAGACCGGCTTATCAAAACAGTGCCCGAGGTTCAGCGTGTGTTCGGCAAGGCGGGACGGGCAGATACTGCGACCGATCCTGCGCCGCTGGAGATGTTCGAGACCACGATCCAGTTCAAGCCACGTGAGCAATGGCGTCCTGGCATGACCCCGGAGAAGCTGGTTGAAGAACTGGACCGGGTGGTCAAGGTTCCGGGTCTATCAAACGTGTGGGTGCCCCCGATCCGCAACCGCATCGACATGCTGGCCACCGGCATCAAGAGCCCCGTCGGCATCAAGGTCGCCGGACCAGACCTCGCCACCATCGACAAGCTCGCGGCACAGATTGAATCCGCCGTGCGCGGAGTGCCTGGTGTTTCTTCCGCGTTAGCCGAACGCTTGACAGGGGGCCGGTACATTGACGTGGATGTGGACCGACAAGCCGCTGCGCGGTTCGGACTTTCTGTGGCAGACGTGCAGGCGGTCATATCCACAGCCATCGGTGGTGAGAATGTCGGAGAAGTCATTCAGGGTCGAGAGCGTTTTCCAGTGAACGTCCGCTACCCGCGCGAAATCCGCGATTCGCTGGAACGCCTGCGCAAGCTGCCTTTCGTGACAGACAAGGGTGCCACTGTGCTCCTGCAGGACGTTGCCAAGATCGTCATCGCAGAAGGCCCACCCATGATCCGCAGCGAAAACGCAAGGCTCTCGGGCTGGGTCTATGTCGATGTACGTGGCCGGGACTTGCGCTCCGTCGTCCATGACATGCAAGCCATTGTTGCCAAGCAGGTGGCCATGCCTGCCGGCTATGCCTTGTCGTGGTCTGGCCAGTTCGAGTACTTGGAGCGGGCTACGGAACGCCTGAAAGTCGTCGTACCACTCACTCTGGCTGTCATCTTCATGCTGCTCTACGTCCTGTTTCGCAGTGCAGGCGATGCCGCATTGGTCATGGCAGCAGTTCCATTCTCGCTTGTCGGTGGATTCTGGTTCATCTGGGCGCTCGGTCACGCGGTGTCGGTGGCCTCTGCCGTGGGGTTCATTGCCCTGGCCGGCGTTGCCGCCGAGTTTGGCGTCGTGATGCTGGTCTACCTGCAGAACGCCTGGAGACAGCATCTAGCCTCAGGCGAGCCGGACAATGAAGAAACGTTGCTGGCTGCCATTCGCGAGGGAGCCGTCATGCGCGTGCGGCCAAAGGCCATGACCGTGGCTGTAGTCATGGCGGGTCTGCTTCCTATTCTGGTCGGACATGGCACGGGCTCGGAAGTCATGACCCGCATCGCCGCACCGATGGTCGGCGGTATGGTCACGGCCCCCCTCCTAAGCATGCTGGTCATCCCAGCTGCCTGGTACTTGATCCATCGCAGGCGTCCATCAACTGGGCGCCACGCTCCAAACCAGACCCCTCCCGCAATCGAAGCTTCCAAACCGCATTTTTGA
- a CDS encoding copper-binding protein, translating to MKANHILATVLALVAFAVVHAQDLKMQMAPGTGASAATMPLVDGEVRKIDVQKNLIVLRHGDIPNLAMPAMTMGFEVADKKMLDGLQVGDKVKFQAKVIKGKAIVTELKPSR from the coding sequence ATGAAGGCAAACCACATTCTTGCCACAGTTCTCGCTCTGGTCGCGTTCGCGGTAGTCCACGCCCAGGACTTGAAAATGCAGATGGCGCCTGGAACTGGAGCCTCTGCAGCCACCATGCCCCTCGTTGATGGCGAAGTCCGCAAGATCGACGTCCAAAAGAACCTTATCGTCTTGCGTCATGGAGATATCCCGAACCTGGCTATGCCCGCCATGACCATGGGGTTTGAGGTGGCCGACAAAAAGATGCTCGACGGCCTGCAGGTCGGTGACAAGGTGAAGTTCCAGGCCAAGGTCATCAAGGGTAAGGCCATAGTTACGGAATTGAAACCGAGCCGCTAA
- a CDS encoding tyrosine-type recombinase/integrase encodes MNNLLVAGTMDVPAGWDFRFGDFLTDLFFQEGLADSTLQVLQIQLRAFNAWLFEATGRSWEHATVDDLQVFLLSWKDTRSVSALRLKQWMLQRLYRWAKESGIVDLGVHRALLPLRGGLRRPRRPPSSNAIAKLMELPDTKTANGMRDRAALELLYGSGLRAGELLNITLDQVPASGKPMQIWGKGSKERLVVVGEHARYWLAQYKAARQAILAAGGHGKRSTSKLFVSSGRYPDYRYYQLRRMVSRYGRECGLRLTPHALRHAFASHLHQGKASLHTIQLLLGHERQETTAHYVSILHEDIRAMADQHHPRGANFERYVRW; translated from the coding sequence ATGAATAATTTGCTTGTTGCCGGCACGATGGATGTTCCCGCCGGCTGGGATTTCCGTTTTGGAGATTTTCTAACCGATCTATTTTTTCAAGAGGGCCTGGCAGATAGCACTCTTCAGGTGCTCCAGATCCAGTTGCGAGCTTTCAACGCATGGCTGTTTGAAGCGACCGGCCGCTCTTGGGAACATGCTACGGTCGACGACTTGCAGGTATTCCTACTTAGCTGGAAAGACACCAGATCAGTGTCGGCGCTACGACTCAAACAATGGATGCTGCAGCGGCTGTACCGTTGGGCGAAAGAGTCCGGCATCGTGGACCTTGGCGTTCACCGCGCGCTGCTACCACTGCGCGGAGGCTTGCGCCGCCCACGTCGCCCACCATCGAGTAACGCGATCGCTAAGCTGATGGAGCTACCGGACACGAAAACTGCCAACGGCATGCGAGATCGCGCAGCTTTGGAGCTGCTTTATGGATCTGGACTACGTGCAGGAGAGCTGCTGAACATCACGCTCGATCAGGTCCCCGCCAGCGGCAAGCCCATGCAGATATGGGGAAAGGGGAGCAAAGAGCGTTTGGTTGTCGTTGGAGAACATGCTAGGTATTGGCTTGCTCAATACAAAGCGGCGCGACAAGCGATCCTTGCAGCCGGAGGCCATGGCAAAAGATCCACATCCAAACTGTTTGTTAGTAGCGGACGCTATCCAGACTACCGTTACTACCAGTTGCGCAGAATGGTCAGCCGTTACGGCCGCGAATGCGGCCTTCGCTTGACACCCCATGCATTGCGACACGCCTTTGCGTCGCATCTGCACCAGGGAAAAGCGTCTCTTCACACTATCCAGTTACTGCTGGGTCATGAGCGTCAAGAGACGACTGCACACTATGTCTCTATCTTGCATGAGGATATTCGTGCCATGGCGGATCAGCACCATCCACGTGGCGCGAATTTCGAGCGCTATGTGCGTTGGTAG
- a CDS encoding DsbC family protein codes for MPRVVRGRLAAAAALFVSLTAGAIAADVSEKVAAQIKAGVNANTNGAVRVEQINTTPLTNIYEVISEGEIFYVNETGRYSFVGGSLMDLKSKTDLTALQQDKRMVIPFNKLPLQHAIKEVHGDGSRVMALFEDPFCPICRVFTKFVDQIDNVTIYRFIFPITDRRSQSLARMAWCSRDRAGVWKAIMDGARPQLPESCNTDGLVEILKLGERYGMNNTPTVVLASGKRLVGATPPEQFMDELERGGRLKADQR; via the coding sequence ATGCCTCGCGTAGTGAGAGGCAGGCTTGCCGCAGCCGCGGCTTTGTTCGTTAGCCTGACGGCTGGAGCAATAGCTGCAGACGTATCAGAGAAGGTTGCGGCGCAGATCAAGGCTGGCGTCAACGCAAACACGAACGGAGCGGTGCGTGTAGAGCAAATCAATACAACACCACTCACCAACATTTATGAGGTGATTTCCGAAGGGGAGATATTCTATGTGAATGAAACGGGTCGTTACAGTTTTGTTGGCGGCTCGTTGATGGATTTGAAGAGCAAAACAGACCTGACCGCCTTGCAACAAGACAAGAGGATGGTCATCCCATTCAACAAGCTTCCCCTGCAGCACGCGATTAAGGAAGTGCACGGAGATGGAAGCCGTGTGATGGCGCTCTTCGAAGACCCGTTCTGCCCCATCTGCCGAGTCTTCACAAAGTTCGTCGACCAGATCGACAACGTGACGATCTATCGTTTCATCTTCCCTATCACTGACCGGCGAAGTCAATCTCTTGCACGTATGGCCTGGTGCTCACGCGACCGTGCCGGCGTGTGGAAAGCCATCATGGACGGCGCACGGCCGCAATTGCCCGAGTCGTGCAACACCGATGGTTTGGTTGAGATCCTCAAGCTCGGCGAGCGCTATGGCATGAACAACACGCCCACCGTGGTGCTGGCAAGCGGCAAGCGCTTGGTTGGCGCCACACCGCCCGAGCAATTCATGGATGAGTTGGAGCGTGGCGGTCGTTTGAAGGCGGACCAACGATGA
- a CDS encoding lytic transglycosylase domain-containing protein produces the protein MFSLAHITRNLLLAALVAAPGLSLAQVPPKKLPTYDCLRGNSRSAHCEQLLRNYWQHEPAIRAIAVHYGLEPALLMALVAIESQFNSRARSPAGALGLTQVMPDTARGEGLQDPKVNLYQPELGLATGAAYLRKMWFEFRDWELALAAYNAGPGAVRKHKGIPPYRETQAYVPMVLALYREFAWADAMARASK, from the coding sequence ATGTTTAGCCTAGCCCACATCACTCGCAATCTGCTATTAGCAGCCCTCGTCGCCGCACCTGGCCTGTCCCTGGCCCAGGTGCCGCCGAAAAAGCTCCCGACCTACGACTGCCTTCGCGGAAATTCCAGGTCTGCCCACTGTGAGCAACTGCTCCGCAACTATTGGCAGCACGAGCCGGCCATTCGCGCGATCGCTGTTCACTACGGACTGGAACCTGCGCTGCTAATGGCTCTCGTGGCTATCGAGAGCCAATTCAACTCGCGTGCGAGATCGCCTGCAGGTGCTCTCGGTCTCACTCAAGTCATGCCAGATACAGCCCGTGGCGAAGGCTTGCAGGACCCAAAGGTGAACCTGTATCAGCCCGAGCTTGGGCTGGCCACCGGCGCAGCTTACCTGCGAAAGATGTGGTTCGAGTTTAGAGACTGGGAGCTGGCACTCGCCGCATACAACGCCGGCCCTGGCGCCGTGCGTAAGCACAAAGGCATTCCGCCGTACCGCGAAACACAAGCCTACGTCCCCATGGTTCTCGCTTTGTACCGCGAGTTTGCCTGGGCAGACGCCATGGCCCGAGCAAGCAAATGA
- a CDS encoding TcpQ domain-containing protein: MKFHHLGRCVAAVAVALTAWPTMAQEAEGTSAKSTLLQSEIEVTWQDKAQGLAQLLADRLGVPFSSPVPLDTQVSVKQAGGSTVANLISTVNSQLPPGIKLQLTETAAGTKLEAVAASAPTTAVATAVVQGSAPSRAQIEGLFTTSAVPGSGSWVDQARQHWKASFTDGSGQPARRWELKLQDVTLNKAFTRWAAEAGYRVRWDARKHVVIGSPETYEMPFEQAVTAALSSPGIQASEYPLDVCFYPNNPPLARITRRGEQDKECTQ, from the coding sequence ATGAAATTTCATCACCTAGGACGATGCGTGGCAGCTGTCGCTGTTGCGCTTACTGCCTGGCCGACCATGGCACAGGAAGCTGAAGGCACCAGCGCCAAATCAACGCTCCTGCAATCAGAAATCGAAGTCACATGGCAGGACAAGGCGCAAGGCCTGGCTCAACTCTTGGCAGATCGGCTGGGCGTTCCCTTCAGCAGCCCAGTACCACTGGACACTCAGGTGTCCGTCAAACAGGCAGGCGGCTCCACGGTCGCCAATCTGATCTCGACGGTCAACAGCCAACTCCCTCCAGGGATCAAGCTTCAGCTCACCGAAACTGCTGCTGGCACCAAGCTGGAAGCAGTAGCAGCGAGCGCACCGACTACAGCGGTGGCCACTGCAGTGGTACAGGGAAGCGCACCATCGCGCGCGCAGATTGAGGGACTGTTCACAACCAGCGCAGTTCCAGGCTCGGGCTCGTGGGTGGACCAGGCGCGCCAACACTGGAAAGCCTCCTTCACTGACGGCTCTGGACAGCCTGCACGTCGCTGGGAGCTCAAGCTCCAGGACGTAACGCTGAACAAGGCCTTCACACGCTGGGCCGCAGAAGCCGGCTATCGCGTGCGCTGGGATGCGCGCAAGCATGTCGTGATCGGAAGCCCCGAGACCTACGAAATGCCATTCGAGCAGGCCGTGACCGCCGCCCTGTCGTCACCAGGCATTCAAGCGAGCGAATACCCGCTCGATGTCTGCTTCTACCCCAATAACCCGCCCTTGGCCCGTATCACCCGCCGTGGCGAGCAAGACAAGGAATGCACCCAATGA